A DNA window from Tenuifilaceae bacterium CYCD contains the following coding sequences:
- the clpP gene encoding ATP-dependent Clp protease proteolytic subunit, with amino-acid sequence MTEFEKYALKHRGVSSLSMHQFKSVHSSYISPTIIEERQLNIATMDVFSRLMMDRIIFLGVPIDDDVANIIQAQLLFLESTDPSKDIQIYLNSPGGSVYAGLGIYDTMQYISSDVATICTGMAASMAAVLLTAGQKGKRTALPHSRVMIHQPMGGAEGQASDIEITTREILKLRDELYEIVATHSGNPIDRIRKDSDRDHWMTAQEALDYGMIDEILQRTKKE; translated from the coding sequence ATGACAGAATTCGAAAAATACGCGCTGAAGCATCGTGGCGTTAGCAGCCTATCGATGCACCAGTTCAAATCGGTACATAGCAGTTACATTTCACCAACAATTATCGAGGAGCGTCAGTTAAACATTGCTACCATGGACGTGTTCTCGCGCCTTATGATGGATAGAATCATATTTCTTGGAGTTCCAATCGACGACGATGTGGCCAATATCATTCAGGCTCAATTGCTGTTCCTTGAATCGACCGATCCTTCAAAGGATATTCAAATCTACTTGAACTCCCCCGGAGGTTCGGTTTACGCTGGCTTAGGAATTTACGACACCATGCAGTATATCAGCTCCGATGTTGCTACAATCTGCACTGGTATGGCGGCATCAATGGCGGCAGTTCTTTTAACGGCAGGTCAAAAAGGGAAACGTACCGCATTGCCACACTCCCGTGTAATGATTCACCAACCAATGGGAGGCGCAGAGGGTCAGGCTTCGGATATCGAAATCACAACCCGCGAAATCTTAAAACTTCGCGATGAACTATACGAAATCGTGGCAACCCATTCGGGCAATCCTATTGACCGCATCCGCAAGGATTCCGATCGCGATCATTGGATGACCGCTCAGGA
- a CDS encoding trigger factor, whose translation MNIAREDIDALNTVVRVNIEKADYAEKVSKALKEQRKKAVIKGFRPGMAPESLIHKMYYKYILVEEVSRMASDKLFDFIKDNNIKTLGEPLPSENQSKINWDTDENFELAWDLGIAPEFDIKFGKKDKFPFYKIQPNDEIRKNFNESHRSRHGKYEPVKKTDEKGLVKATLSELNEDESPRENGVTVEGASISIALVADETERKKLVGVKVGDVLTIDTEKAFPNQADRAALLHTKKENLEGIQPLFQLTITETMAFVAAELNQEFFDKVYGEGVVTSEEDFNKKIDEEIERNLDLESENRFALDIKDKMLDKLKMELPKEFLIRWLVAINEGKFTREQIEAEFPLFEKDLKWQLVSNKVAEEQKFNVTEDELREFAMGYARSQFAAYGMNFLPEEYIARYANDILKNREEMKKIHERILDKKVVDWFKENVTLDTKEVSVDEFNKL comes from the coding sequence ATGAATATAGCAAGAGAGGATATTGACGCACTGAACACCGTAGTGCGCGTTAATATTGAAAAGGCCGATTACGCCGAGAAGGTAAGCAAAGCCTTAAAGGAACAACGCAAAAAAGCCGTTATCAAAGGATTTCGTCCTGGAATGGCTCCTGAGTCATTAATCCACAAAATGTACTACAAGTACATTTTGGTTGAAGAGGTTTCCAGAATGGCTAGCGATAAACTTTTCGACTTTATCAAGGATAACAACATCAAAACCTTAGGCGAACCACTGCCAAGCGAAAATCAATCGAAAATCAACTGGGATACCGATGAGAATTTCGAACTTGCTTGGGATTTGGGCATTGCTCCCGAATTCGATATTAAGTTTGGAAAGAAGGATAAATTCCCATTCTACAAAATACAACCCAACGACGAGATTAGAAAGAACTTCAACGAAAGCCACCGCAGTCGTCATGGCAAATACGAGCCAGTTAAGAAGACCGACGAGAAAGGCCTTGTTAAGGCAACCCTATCTGAGCTAAACGAGGATGAATCGCCACGCGAGAATGGCGTTACGGTTGAAGGCGCATCTATCTCTATTGCTTTAGTTGCCGATGAGACTGAACGTAAAAAGCTGGTTGGCGTTAAGGTTGGCGATGTTTTGACAATTGACACTGAGAAAGCATTCCCAAATCAAGCCGATAGAGCCGCTTTACTACACACCAAGAAGGAAAACCTTGAAGGCATTCAACCTCTTTTCCAACTAACCATTACCGAAACAATGGCTTTTGTTGCTGCAGAACTGAATCAGGAATTCTTCGATAAGGTTTACGGCGAAGGCGTTGTAACTTCGGAAGAAGACTTCAACAAGAAGATTGACGAGGAAATTGAACGCAACCTAGACCTCGAAAGCGAAAATCGTTTCGCACTTGATATCAAGGATAAAATGCTTGACAAGTTAAAAATGGAACTTCCTAAGGAATTCTTAATCCGCTGGTTAGTTGCCATCAACGAAGGCAAATTTACCCGCGAGCAAATTGAGGCTGAGTTCCCATTATTTGAGAAGGATTTGAAATGGCAATTGGTTAGTAACAAGGTTGCCGAGGAACAAAAATTCAATGTAACCGAGGACGAATTACGTGAGTTTGCAATGGGTTACGCTCGTAGCCAGTTTGCTGCTTACGGAATGAATTTCCTACCAGAAGAGTACATTGCCCGTTACGCTAACGATATTCTTAAAAACAGAGAAGAGATGAAGAAGATTCACGAGCGTATTCTCGATAAAAAAGTTGTTGATTGGTTCAAGGAAAATGTAACACTCGACACCAAAGAGGTTTCTGTTGATGAATTCAACAAGCTATAA